The DNA window AAAGGCGGTTACCATAAGATGAAGTTCCGAATTGTTGAATATTTTTTCTTCAGATGCCTTTTCAACGTTGAGCACCTTTCCCCTTAACGGGAGTATGGCCTGGAAGTGCCTGTCCCTGCCCTGCTTGCTGGAGCCGGCCGCGCTGACGCCCTCGACTATGAATATCTCGGACTTGGAGGGATCGCTTTCCGTGCAGTCGGCGAGCTTGCCGGGCAGTACGGAACCCTCGAACAGGCTCTTCTTCCTTGCCAGCTCCTTGGCCCTCCTTGCTGATTCCCTTGCCTCTGCAGTACTTGTTATCTTCCTTATTATGCTAGCAGCCTCTGCAGGATTCTCCTCCAGATAGGTCGATAGTATGGAATATAAAGTGGTGTCGACCACGCTTTTTACGGTGCTGTTACCTAGCTTTTCCTTTGTCTGCCCTTCGAATTCGGGGTTTTGCATCGATACTGACAAAACCGCTATAAGGCCCTCCCTTGTGTCCTCTCCCTCGATGTTAACCTGCTGCTTTATTTTTTTGCTGCTCTTCTGCAGGTAGTTGGTGATTGCACGTGTAAGTGCAGTCCTGAATCCAATGACGTGCGTTCCCCCTTCCGGAGTCCTTATCTTGTTTACGAACGATAGGAGGTCCTCGGAATAGCTGTTGACGTACTGCATTCCAAGTTCTATGTTTATCGAATCTGCATGCTTGCTCACGATTATCTTGCTTGTAAGCGGCTCCTTGCCATCCCTTATAAACTCGAGGAAATCAGATATCCCTTTTTCTGATGTGTATTCTGATATTTTCTCGTTTGTGGGGTCCCTCTTGTCTATGAGCACTATCCTTATCCCCGGATTTAGATACCCGAGCTCCTTGAGCCTTTCGTTGAGCTCTATCGAGTCGAAGCTCTTAGCAGAGAATATTGTAGTGTCTGGCTTGAACCTTATCGTAGTGCCGGTATCGCTTGTTTCGCCCATCACCTCTAGCGGCTTTGATACCGCGCCCTTGCTGAATGTCTCCCTGTACATTTTCCCGTTTCTTTTCACAGTAACTTCGGTGAACTCCGACAGCGAGTTCACGACAGTGAGCCCGACCCCGTGCAGTCCTCCGGAGACCTTGTATATTTTGTTGTTGAACTTTGCGCCTGTGTGAAGGGAGGTCATTATTACCTCAAGCGCAGACTTCCCCTCTTTTTCCATAATGTCAACAGGTATTCCCCTGCCGTTGTCGCTTATTTCTGCAACGTCCACATCCTGGTCCCGCGTGAGCACTATTTTTATCTCCTTTGCATAGCCTGCCTGCGCCTCGTCCACCGCGTTGTCCACTATCTCGTAGAGCAGGTGAAGGTAGCCCTTGCTGCTCGTTGAGCCTATGTACATTGCGGGCCTTTTCCGCACGCCCTCGGTGCCCGAAAGCGCCACTATATCC is part of the Candidatus Micrarchaeota archaeon genome and encodes:
- a CDS encoding DNA gyrase subunit B — translated: METNEYSAKDIVALSGTEGVRKRPAMYIGSTSSKGYLHLLYEIVDNAVDEAQAGYAKEIKIVLTRDQDVDVAEISDNGRGIPVDIMEKEGKSALEVIMTSLHTGAKFNNKIYKVSGGLHGVGLTVVNSLSEFTEVTVKRNGKMYRETFSKGAVSKPLEVMGETSDTGTTIRFKPDTTIFSAKSFDSIELNERLKELGYLNPGIRIVLIDKRDPTNEKISEYTSEKGISDFLEFIRDGKEPLTSKIIVSKHADSINIELGMQYVNSYSEDLLSFVNKIRTPEGGTHVIGFRTALTRAITNYLQKSSKKIKQQVNIEGEDTREGLIAVLSVSMQNPEFEGQTKEKLGNSTVKSVVDTTLYSILSTYLEENPAEAASIIRKITSTAEARESARRAKELARKKSLFEGSVLPGKLADCTESDPSKSEIFIVEGVSAAGSSKQGRDRHFQAILPLRGKVLNVEKASEEKIFNNSELHLMVTAFGVGIRESFNPENLRYNKIILLTDADVDGSHIRTLLLTFFYRYMRPLIEKGNIYIAQPPLYRVTKGKESKYLYSDAELNKAMQQYDGKASVQRYKGLGEMNPEQLWETTMNPENRMLKKITIKDARIADAIFSILMGIDVEQRRKFLEEHSSEVSFLDV